A region of Hemicordylus capensis ecotype Gifberg chromosome 17, rHemCap1.1.pri, whole genome shotgun sequence DNA encodes the following proteins:
- the GLE1 gene encoding mRNA export factor GLE1, with the protein MGTRSGTTRPGSGSVLGTPCGVAGATVTVGSLEVEGFGLLATAWKMPSERFRSETLEALRKSRKGQLSYCRDWSPLGEDILEGYKALPELSPFSGWVLERVISHSSKESSLSTSLEHDESTPLTPGLSPCADAPASNQLLSSTPLSKAPSEMQGHQKWTTPETGEETCTRPPLSKGTEVDGLIRIHEETQRLKGKEELSQRLELQEQVVKAASEEASELLKRFDELKELKRHQECQHLQQALENSSKEAQGQHEKLKEEHRLRAKLVNRKLREAEQQRQRQEELQRQIKEEHQERLRRLYSIQEEVLQINQQIGLGHRHKDLPGVDLSAYSNRANQICGEVSGLVRTASERGFPEQADTASAEHMLVEMQQLLSNVQQEIAVALLEKKRLEEAAAAEAAARERAKEQQKQELAKVQPPDPVKPVGSKSQRNGLQVKAEEKTMQWYQQLQNECEQCEASFSSLAESKDAQAKKIKMDLQKAATTPVSQISTRAGSQLKEIFEKINSFLAGRPMRCGGRNVSFAQHPRGLEFVYFKLAEKFVKQGEEEVASHHEAAFPIAVVASGIWEIHPKVGDLILAHLHKKCPYAVPFYPALKEGTPLEEYQRILGYQVIDSKVEQQDIFLKRMSGMIRLYAAILQLQWPYGNRQGAHPHGLNHAWRWLAQMLNMEPLVDVTATILFDFLEVCGHALMKQYQLQFWKMVLLIREEYFPRIEAITSTSEMGSLMRFKRFLENCLQRRDIPLPKGFLEPSFWKS; encoded by the exons ATGGGCACTCGAAGCGGAACTACTCGTCCCGGAAGCGGAAGTGTTTTGGGGACTCCCTGCGGCGTTGCTGGGGCGACCGTTACCGTTGGCTCTCTCGAGGTGGAGGGCTTTGGCCTTCTCGCCACCGCGTGGAAGATGCCGTCGGAGCGGTTCCGCAGCGAGACCTTGGAGGCCCTGCGGAAGAGCCGCAAAGGGCAGCTCAGCTACTGCCGAGACTGGAGTCCTCTGGGCGAG GACATCTTAGAAGGTTATAAAGCCCTTCCAGAGCTGTCTCCCTTCTCTGGCTGGGTGCTTGAAAGAGTGATCTCCCATTCTTCAAAGGAAAGTTCGCTTTCCACAAGCCTAGAACATGACGAATCCACTCCTCTCACACCCGGGTTGTCGCCCTGTGCGGACGCTCCTGCCTCCAACCAACTGCTCTCCTCTACACCACTTTCCAAAGCTCCAAGTGAGATGCAG GGCCACCAGAAATGGACAACTCCGGAGACTGGTGAAGAAACCTGTACCCGACCTCCACTTTCAAAAGGCACCGAGGTAGATGGTCTTATCAGGATTCATGAGGAAACCCAGAGGCTGAAAGGAAAG GAAGAGCTCAGTCAGCGCCTGGAGCTGCAGGAGCAGGTGGTGAAGGCGGCCTCCGAGGAGGCGAGCGAACTGCTGAAACGCTTTGATGAGCTGAAGGAGTTGAAACGGCACCAGGAGTGTCAGCACCTTCAGCAAGCCCTGGAGAACAG TTCCAAAGAAGCCCAAGGGCAGCACGAGAAGTTGAAAGAGGAACATCGGCTCCGAGCGAAG CTGGTGAACCGCAAACTCCGTGAGGcggagcagcagcggcagcggcaggaaGAGCTGCAGCGCCAGATCAAGGAGGAGCACCAGGAACGGCTGCGCCGCCTCTACTCCATCCAAGAAGAGGTCTTGCAGATCAACCAGCAGATCGGCCTCGGCCACAGGCATAAAGACTTGCCCGGGGTCGACCTCTCGGCATACAGCAACCGTGCCAATCAGATCTGCGGGGAAGTATCCGGGCTTGTCCGCACAGCCAGTGAG CGAGGGTTCCCTGAACAAGCCGACACGGCCTCTGCCGAACACATGCTGGTCGAAATGCAGCAGCTCCTTTCGAACGTGCAGCAAGAGATTGCTGTCGCCCTGCTGGAAAAGAAGCGGctcgaggaggcggcagcggccgaGGCGGCAGCACGAGAGAGGGCCAAGGAGCAGCAGAAACAGGAGCTGGCCAAAGTTCAGCCTCCAGATCCTGTGAAGCCCGTGGGAAGCAAGTCTCAGCGGAATG GTCTTCAAGTAAAGGCAGAGGAGAAGACCATGCAGTGGTACCAGCAGCTCCAGAATGAGTGCGAACAGTGTGAGGCGTCCTTCAGCAGTTTGGCGGAAAGCAAAGATGCTCAG gcaaaaaaaatcaaaatggatCTGCAGAAAGCAGCCACCACCCCCGTAAGCCAGATTTCGACTAGGGCAG GTTCCCAGCTGAAAGAGATATTTGAGAAGATCAACAGCTTCCTTGCGGGAAGGCCCATGCGCTGTGGGGGCCGCAACGTGTCGTTCGCCCAGCACCCTCGAGGGCTGGAGTTTGTTTATTTCAAGCTGGCGGAAAAGTTTGTG AAACAAGGCGAGGAGGAAGTCGCTTCCCATCACGAGGCGGCGTTCCCGATTGCGGTGGTGGCTTCAGGCATCTGGGAGATACACCCCAAGGTGGGAGACCTCATTCTGGCTCACCTGCACAAGAAATGTCCCTATGCTGTCCCGTTCTACCCGGCACTGAAGGAGGGCACGCCCCTGGAGGAATACCAGAG GATCCTTGGGTACCAAGTGATCGATTCCAAAGTGGAGCAGCAGGATATCTTCCTGAAACGGATGTCTGGGATGATCCGCCTGTATGCCGCAATCCTTCAGTTACAGTGGCCTTATGGAAACAGGCAAGGG GCTCACCCGCATGGCTTGAACCACGCCTGGCGCTGGCTGGCACAGATGCTGAACATGGAGCCTCTGGTGGATGTGACGGCAACAATTCTGTTTGATTTCTTAGAG GTCTGTGGGCATGCTCTCATGAAGCAATACCAGCTGCAGTTCTGGAAAATGGTCCTGCTGATCCGAGAAGAGTATTTCCCAAG GATTGAGGCAATTACGAGCACTAGCGAAATGGGCTCCCTCATGAGATTCAAGCGGTTCTTGGAG AATTGTTTACAACGGAGGGATATCCCTTTACCGAAGGGTTTTTTGGAGCCGTCCTTCTGGAAGTCCTGA